One window from the genome of Cryptomeria japonica chromosome 6, Sugi_1.0, whole genome shotgun sequence encodes:
- the LOC131048078 gene encoding xanthotoxin 5-hydroxylase CYP82C4, producing MALDLTILTVLVFVVLLIAKHFRRKSKKKIYAPSPQSWPIIGHMHLLLKKKPIHRTLYSLSEIYGPIMQLQLGNRSVLVITSSQMAKECFTVNDKAFASRPRLYIGKHMGYEYKSLGWAPYGSYWRNIRKICTLQLFSASRIRSFRHVREEETSVLIRSMFESCEEEGGNSTVNMKSRLAQLTFNIIMRMVAGRISLGVEEYKGVQRFKEMIDEGFLLAGAFNLGDYLPFLEWFDLYGFQAAVKRLHRKRDGIVQMLVDNHRKEGGTETEDLIDVLISASDDGKIMSENSDDVVKATAINIINGGKDTSSVTIEWALSALLQNPDIMIKAQEELDTHVGRDRMLEESDLPQLKYLEAIVKETLRLYPAAPVLVPHESIENCTVGGFHVPAGTRLMVNAWAIQRDPTIWDRPDEFDPDRFLKSAGKEIDVKGQNFELIPFGSGRRMCPGMSFALCVVTYTVGRLLQSFEWGVAGGGATIDMREGFGLTMPRAVPLEALIKPRLPRHLY from the exons ATGGCATTAGATTTAACAATTCTTACAGTCCTAGTCTTCGTTGTTCTGCTAATTGCAAAGCACTtcagaaggaaaagcaagaaaaaaaTTTATGCCCCATCTCCACAGTCATGGCCGATAATCGGGCACATGCATCTGCTACTGAAAAAAAAGCCAATTCACAGAACTCTGTATTCACTTTCAGAGATCTATGGGCCGATCATGCAACTCCAACTTGGAAATCGCTCAGTTTTGGTTATAACTTCTTCACAGATGGCCAAAGAATGTTTTACAGTAAATGACAAGGCTTTTGCTTCGCGCCCACGCCTTTACATTGGAAAGCATATGGGATATGAGTATAAATCTCTGGGTTGGGCTCCTTATGGCTCCTATTGGAGGAACATTAGGAAAATTTGCACGCTTCAGCTCTTCTCTGCAAGCAGAATCCGATCCTTCAGACATGTTCGTGAGGAGGAAACTTCTGTTTTAATCCGTTCTATGTTTGAGAGCTGTGAAGAAGAGGGGGGAAACAGCACTGTAAACATGAAATCCAGGCTTGCCCAATTGACTTTTAATATTATTATGCGTATGGTGGCTGGCCGGATTTCATTGGGAGTTGAGGAATATAAAGGAGTTCAGCGGTTTAAAGAGATGATCGATGAGGGTTTTCTTCTGGCTGGAGCTTTCAATCTGGGAGATTATCTGCCCTTTCTTGAGTGGTTTGATTTATATGGTTTCCAAGCGGCTGTTAAAAGATTGCACAGGAAAAGAGATGGTATCGTGCAGATGTTGGTGGATAATCATCGTAAGGAGGGAGGAACAGAGACGGAAGACCTGATTGATGTTTTGATTTCGGCCTCAGATGATGGCAAAATCATGTCGGAGAATAGTGACGATGTTGTGAAGGCCACAGCCATC AACATCATAAACGGAGGTAAAGATACTTCCTCTGTAACCATCGAGTGGGCATTGTCAGCTCTTTTACAGAATCCAGATATAATGATTAAAGCACAGGAGGAGCTTGACACTCATGTGGGACGGGATCGAATGCTGGAGGAATCGGATCTTCCACAACTAAAATATCTGGAAGCCATTGTGAAAGAAACTCTGAGACTGTATCCCGCAGCACCTGTGTTAGTGCCTCATGAATCCATAGAGAACTGCACTGTTGGTGGGTTTCATGTCCCTGCAGGAACACGGCTCATGGTGAATGCTTGGGCCATACAGAGGGATCCAACCATTTGGGATCGGCCGGATGAGTTCGATCCCGATCGGTTTTTGAAGAGTGCAGGGAAAGAGATTGATGTGAAAGGACAGAACTTTGAACTGATCCCGTTTGGTTCAGGGAGAAGAATGTGTCCGGGGATGTCTTTTGCTCTGTGTGTGGTGACGTATACAGTGGGTCGGCTGCTACAGAGCTTCGAGTGGGGCGTTGCAGGTGGTGGGGCGACAATTGATATGAGAGAGGGATTTGGACTCACAATGCCCAGGGCTGTTCCATTGGAGGCCCTCATCAAACCTCGCCTTCCACGCCATCTCTACTGA